One region of Chanodichthys erythropterus isolate Z2021 chromosome 19, ASM2448905v1, whole genome shotgun sequence genomic DNA includes:
- the csdc2a gene encoding cold shock domain-containing protein C2a, with the protein MADSDSTSTSDRKLHCPHTPFSLSLPFLREGSNVLERKPPQTGEPLSPLPTKRTRTYSASVRAKSGPVFKGICKNFSRSQGHGFIRPSHGGEDIFVHISDIEGEYVPMEGDEVTYKVCPVPPKNIKFQAVEVVITNLSSGRKHETWSGQVISS; encoded by the exons ATGGCTGATTCAGATAGCACGTCTACATCTGATCGAAAGCTGCACTGCCCACATACACCTTTCTCACTTTCATTACCTTTCCTGAGGGAAGGCAGTAATGTTCTGGAGAGGAAACCGCCTCAGACAGGGGAACCTCTTAGTCCACTGCCAACCAAACGCACACGCACCTATTCAGC ATCGGTGAGAGCCAAATCTGGACCCGTCTTCAAGGGCATTTGCAAGAACTTCTCAAGGTCACAAGGTCACGGATTCATTCGCCCCTCCCATGGAGGAGAAGACATATTTGTTCACATCTCAGA TATTGAGGGTGAATATGTGCCAATGGAGGGGGATGAGGTGACCTACAAAGTGTGTCCTGTTCCTCCCAAGAACATAAAGTTCCAAGCTGTTGAGGTGGTCATCACCAACCTTTCTTCCGGAAGGAAGCATGAGACCTGGTCTGGGCAAGTTATCAGCTCCTAG